In a genomic window of Erigeron canadensis isolate Cc75 chromosome 5, C_canadensis_v1, whole genome shotgun sequence:
- the LOC122602354 gene encoding ethylene-responsive transcription factor ERF014-like produces MKKKDTSSQLVDTLSKKKYKGVRIRSWGSWVSEIRAPNQKTRIWLGSHSTPEAAARAYDAALLCLKGPTANLNFPLHHYNHLHYSTNTMSPKSIQKVAAAAAATDPNITTTDTHSSSLMSSPSSPILHLPTSSPIDDEILFANDDPLNTVMNEPWSWYNLDAPIYSDVILDDLMFNSSYSLMIQDVEEDIGDIPLWSFC; encoded by the coding sequence atgaagaagaaagacaCAAGTTCACAATTAGTTGACACGTTGAGCAAAAAGAAGTACAAAGGAGTGAGAATAAGAAGCTGGGGTTCATGGGTCTCCGAAATTCGAGCACCCAATCAAAAAACAAGAATATGGTTAGGCTCACATTCGACACCCGAGGCTGCAGCTAGAGCTTACGACGCAGCCCTTCTATGCCTCAAAGGACCAACGGCTAACCTCAACTTCCCTCTTCATCATTATAACCACCTTCATTATTCTACAAACACAATGTCTCCAAAATCAATACAAAAAGTAGCGGCTGCTGCAGCCGCTACTGACCCCAACATTACTACCACTGACACTCATTCATCATCATTGATGTCTTCCCCATCTTCACCAATACTGCATTTGCCAACAAGTAGTCCAATTGACGATGAAATCTTATTTGCAAATGATGATCCTCTTAACACGGTCATGAATGAACCATGGTCTTGGTATAATTTGGATGCACCTATATATAGTGATGTAATTCTCGACGATTTAATGTTTAATTCGTCGTATTCTTTGATGATCCAAGACGTTGAAGAAGATATTGGCGATATTCCTCTTTGGAGCTTCTGCTAA